One Ignavibacterium sp. DNA segment encodes these proteins:
- the ileS gene encoding isoleucine--tRNA ligase — MFKQNLEKIGYPQLEQIILQFWQENKVFEKSISTRDENKSWTFYEGPPTANGKPGIHHVMARTLKDLVCRYKTLQGYRVNRKAGWDTHGLPVEIEVEKSLGIKHKSEVLEYGVEKYNQKCRESVFTYLDLWEKMTTRMGYWIDLKSAYITLDNNYIESVWWALKTLFDKGLIYKDYKIVPQDPKSETVLSSHELALGYRETKDPSVYTLFKLAETDEHFLVWTTTPWTLISNVALAVGSDIDYVKIKTERNIIILAKERLSVVEEEYEILAEMKGKDLAGIEYEQLMDYCEVDKKAFYVIEGDFVSTGDGSGIVHIAPAFGADDYEISKKYDLPMLQPVTRAGIFTDEVTDFAGKFVKDADQDIILKLKKEGKLYKKETILHTYPFCWRHPEVPVIYYARESWFIRTTSVADRMVELNKQINWQPPEVGSGRFGNWLEENKDWALSRDRFWATPLPIWVSEDGDAFAIGSIDEVKKGFIEENGKRISLKDIKEIDLHKPFVDKILFEKSGKIYKRTPEVIDVWFDSGAMPFAQYHYPFENKDVFEKKLFPSQFICEGIDQTRGWFYTLHAIATMLFDNVAFKNVIVNELILDKTGRKMSKSLGNTVDPFALFDKYGADATRWYLVTNSPPWRPTLFDEEGLVEVQRKFFGTLINTYSFFALYANIDEFNFKDDLTAYEERPEIDRWIVSKLNALVEEYEQLMDEYDVTKAARAVSNFTIDQLSNWYVRRSRRRFWKSEMNKEKLSAYQTLYECLITICKLTSPFAPFISETIYLELNNETKLENYGSVHLADFPKITFRDKALEEKMEVAQNVVYLTRAMRAKNNLKVRQPLQKIMVALDKSKHDALSKMQDVILEEVNIKELIILTDDSEIVNKSAKANFKSIGPKFGKKVKIISELIKNFTKDQIEIIEKNDYLILDVDGEKISIGKDDVEIISSEITGWVVEAEAGITVAIDTELNNNLIEEGLAREFVNRVQNMRKDAGFDVTDKIIINFAGSENLVKAINNFNQYISTETLAEKLSDKAGSNNGFKQEFKIGEFNCSISIEKVKV; from the coding sequence ATGTTTAAACAGAATCTAGAAAAAATTGGTTACCCTCAGTTAGAACAAATAATACTCCAGTTCTGGCAGGAAAATAAAGTATTTGAAAAGAGCATTTCTACACGGGACGAAAATAAATCCTGGACATTTTATGAAGGTCCGCCTACAGCAAACGGAAAGCCCGGCATTCATCACGTAATGGCAAGAACTTTAAAAGATCTTGTCTGCCGTTATAAAACCTTGCAAGGTTATCGTGTTAACAGAAAAGCCGGATGGGATACACATGGCTTACCGGTTGAGATTGAAGTTGAAAAATCTCTTGGGATAAAACATAAAAGCGAAGTTCTTGAATACGGAGTTGAAAAGTATAATCAAAAATGCCGCGAATCAGTTTTTACCTATCTTGACCTTTGGGAAAAGATGACAACCAGAATGGGATATTGGATTGATCTTAAATCAGCATATATAACTCTTGACAATAATTATATTGAATCGGTTTGGTGGGCATTAAAAACTTTATTTGATAAAGGACTTATTTATAAAGATTATAAAATTGTTCCGCAGGACCCAAAATCTGAAACTGTTTTGTCTTCGCACGAGCTTGCACTTGGTTACCGTGAAACAAAAGACCCATCGGTTTATACTCTGTTTAAACTTGCTGAAACTGACGAGCATTTTCTTGTATGGACAACTACTCCCTGGACTTTGATTTCCAATGTTGCTTTGGCTGTGGGTTCTGATATTGATTATGTTAAAATTAAAACAGAGCGCAATATCATTATTCTGGCAAAAGAAAGATTATCAGTTGTTGAAGAAGAATATGAAATTCTTGCAGAGATGAAAGGTAAAGACCTTGCGGGAATTGAATATGAACAGTTGATGGATTATTGTGAAGTTGATAAAAAAGCCTTTTACGTGATTGAAGGTGATTTTGTAAGTACGGGAGATGGCTCGGGTATAGTACATATTGCCCCGGCATTTGGTGCAGACGATTATGAAATTTCTAAGAAATATGATCTGCCGATGCTTCAGCCGGTTACCCGTGCAGGAATTTTTACTGATGAAGTTACAGATTTTGCTGGCAAGTTTGTTAAAGATGCTGATCAGGATATTATTCTGAAATTGAAGAAAGAAGGAAAACTTTATAAGAAAGAAACCATTCTTCATACTTATCCTTTCTGCTGGCGTCATCCTGAAGTACCGGTAATTTATTATGCCCGTGAAAGCTGGTTTATCCGAACAACTTCTGTTGCAGACAGGATGGTTGAACTTAATAAACAAATCAATTGGCAGCCGCCTGAAGTTGGAAGCGGCAGATTTGGAAATTGGCTTGAAGAAAATAAAGACTGGGCTTTATCGAGGGACAGATTCTGGGCAACACCTTTACCAATCTGGGTAAGTGAAGATGGTGATGCTTTTGCAATCGGAAGTATTGATGAGGTTAAAAAAGGATTTATTGAAGAGAATGGAAAAAGAATTTCTCTAAAAGATATTAAAGAGATTGATCTTCATAAACCATTTGTTGATAAAATACTATTTGAAAAAAGCGGAAAGATTTATAAACGAACCCCCGAAGTAATAGATGTCTGGTTTGATTCCGGTGCAATGCCGTTTGCTCAATATCATTATCCGTTCGAAAATAAAGATGTTTTTGAAAAGAAATTATTCCCTTCACAATTTATCTGCGAAGGAATTGACCAGACACGCGGTTGGTTTTACACATTACATGCAATTGCAACAATGTTGTTTGATAATGTTGCATTCAAGAATGTAATTGTAAACGAGTTGATACTTGATAAAACCGGTAGAAAAATGTCTAAGTCGTTGGGCAATACAGTTGATCCGTTTGCTTTATTTGATAAATACGGCGCAGATGCAACAAGATGGTATCTGGTAACTAATTCCCCGCCCTGGCGTCCAACATTATTTGATGAAGAAGGGCTGGTTGAAGTTCAAAGAAAATTCTTTGGAACACTGATTAACACTTATTCTTTCTTTGCTCTTTATGCAAACATTGATGAGTTTAATTTTAAAGATGATCTGACTGCTTATGAAGAAAGACCTGAGATTGACCGCTGGATAGTTTCTAAATTAAATGCACTTGTTGAAGAATATGAACAGTTAATGGATGAATACGATGTAACAAAAGCAGCACGTGCAGTTTCAAATTTCACAATTGATCAGCTTTCCAACTGGTATGTCAGAAGAAGCAGAAGACGTTTTTGGAAATCTGAAATGAATAAGGAAAAACTTTCTGCATATCAGACATTATACGAATGTTTAATAACGATATGTAAACTAACATCACCATTTGCGCCGTTTATTTCAGAAACAATTTATCTTGAACTGAACAATGAAACAAAACTTGAAAACTATGGCTCTGTTCATCTTGCAGATTTTCCTAAAATAACATTTCGTGATAAAGCTCTTGAGGAAAAAATGGAAGTTGCTCAGAATGTTGTTTATTTAACAAGAGCAATGCGTGCAAAGAACAATCTTAAAGTGCGACAGCCTTTGCAAAAAATTATGGTGGCTTTAGATAAGAGCAAGCACGATGCTTTATCCAAGATGCAGGATGTTATCCTTGAAGAAGTAAATATCAAAGAACTGATAATCTTAACTGACGATTCAGAGATTGTAAATAAATCAGCAAAGGCTAATTTTAAATCAATAGGCCCAAAGTTCGGGAAAAAAGTAAAAATCATTTCCGAGCTGATTAAGAACTTTACCAAAGATCAAATAGAAATAATTGAAAAGAATGATTATCTGATATTAGATGTTGATGGCGAAAAAATATCTATTGGCAAAGACGATGTTGAAATTATAAGTTCTGAGATTACCGGCTGGGTTGTAGAAGCAGAAGCTGGGATTACTGTTGCAATAGATACAGAGCTGAATAATAACCTGATTGAAGAAGGACTTGCACGTGAATTTGTAAACAGAGTACAGAATATGAGAAAAGATGCCGGCTTTGATGTAACTGACAAAATTATTATTAACTTTGCAGGCTCTGAAAATTTAGTTAAAGCAATAAATAATTTTAATCAATATATTTCCACTGAAACTCTTGCAGAAAAATTATCTGATAAAGCTGGTTCAAACAACGGTTTTAAACAGGAATTTAAAATAGGCGAGTTTAATTGTTCAATTAGCATTGAAAAAGTTAAAGTCTAA